A single Lactuca sativa cultivar Salinas chromosome 8, Lsat_Salinas_v11, whole genome shotgun sequence DNA region contains:
- the LOC111899239 gene encoding E3 ubiquitin-protein ligase At1g12760, producing the protein MAVTSQEHNNLTDDYPLLIDHTENHENHHFIDVERGSSNASSSGSSHDSTPPPSNGSNPPGRRGERWNPFNTLLWISIELLFTLGQIIAAIVVLSISQHENPQNPLFAWVIGYAAGCAACLPLLYWRYLHRNQASGQRSAQLGQPHSERNTPPEPNSYITISFAPSSEEQTRQTTTTTTSSDAWNGLNVVGSNVRVNMLVDHFKMAVDCFFAVWFVVGNVWIFGDQSSSIDAPNLYRLSIVFLAISCIGYAMPFILCGMICCCFPCIVSILGIREDMNQIRGASQDSINALPTHKFKIKRAQKNDSKEYDSGVDEGGILAGGTENERLISGEDAVCCICLAKYRDDDLLRELPCTHFFHTECVDKWLKINASCPLCKFEICTQQP; encoded by the exons ATGGCTGTTACCTCTCAAGAACACAACAATCTAACAGATGATTACCCTTTGCTCATAGATCACACAGAAAACCACGAAAACCACCATTTTATTGATGTGGAAAGAGGAAGCTCTAATGCTTCATCATCAGGGTCATCTCATGATTCCACTCCACCTCCATCAAATGGATCAAATCCACCTGGCAGGAGGGGCGAAAGGTGGAATCCATTCAACACATTATTATGGATTTCAATTGAGTTATTATTCACATTAGGACAAATTATTGCTGCCATTGTTGTCTTATCAATCTCACAACATGAAAACCCACAAAACCCTTTGTTTGCTTGGGTTATTGGTTATGCTGCCGGCTGTGCTGCATGTCTGCCGCTTCTATACTGGCGGTACCTTCACCGGAATCAAGCTTCCGGGCAGCGGTCAGCTCAACTCGGGCAGCCACATTCAGAAAGGAACACTCCACCAGAACCAAATTCTTACATAACAATCTCATTTGCTCCCTCTTCAGAAGAGCAAACTCGTCAGACTACTACTACTACAACATCTTCAGATGCTTGGAATGGTTTAAACGTTGTGGGTTCAAATGTCAG GGTTAATATGCTAGTGGACCATTTCAAGATGGCTGTGGATTGCTTCTTTGCTGTATGGTTTGTAGTTGGCAATGTTTGGATCTTTGGAGACCAGTCATCTTCTATCGATGCTCCCAATTTGTACAG GTTAAGTATAGTTTTCCTTGCCATAAGTTGTATAGGGTATGCAATGCCTTTCATTTTATGTGGAATGATATGTTGCTGCTTTCCTTGTATTGTTTCTATCCTTGGAATCCGTGAGGATATGAATCAAATCAGAGGAGCAAGTCAAGACTCCATTAATGCTCTTCCAACACACAAGTTCAAAATAAAGAGAGCTCAGAAAAACGACTCTAAGGAGTATGATTCAGGAGTTGATGAAGGTGGGATTCTAGCAGGTGGAACAGAAAATGAACGCCTCATCTCTGGAGAAGATGCT GTTTGTTGTATTTGTCTGGCTAAATATAGAGATGATGATTTGTTGCGGGAGCTTCCATGCACACATTTCTTTCATACGGAATGTGTTGATAAATGGCTGAAAATCAATGCATCATGTCCATTATGCAAGTTTGAGATTTGTACCCAACAACCATAA